The Clostridium sp. AWRP genome has a window encoding:
- a CDS encoding ABC transporter permease, producing MNFREFATKNVYRNVKAYFAYFLSSSISAALLFSFTMIIFHPKFVVLKLPEHMRNALHITIVIAYLFLCFFVFYSVSIFLKSRYKEFGILYIIGASKRQIQRMISIENIIITSLSGVVGIILGIVFSKILLAVSGKLLGVNALGFYIPFKAMIITFIGFIMIGIIISIFCSFIIKEDMVLKLLKGTKKPKAEPRTSIILVILCVVLLTVGYYMSITSSEKNIAYRIIPVTVMVIIATYLLFAELITFIIKLMKKNRRLYMKKTTVLWVSNLLYRIKDNTRMFFLITITTTVALSAVGSVYAYWRDKENQINRDFPQAFFLSDIYNNKNKIDLKGNFIETSLKNKDIEYTKANSELKLIIYGAEDKVAVIKEDTYKELASTLDLNTVGFNKNEAIMITDSTAYKEKNVVLNNTEIQVAKKINKRIMPAFYGDVYVVKDNVYERINGSKVYFSTFNVKNYKDTLNICNGYENKFSEDNMDKICKSFLKAHILETTKIAYSVIFFSAIFIGLIFFVTTASFLYNKCYMDIIEDKSKYKQLNKIGLTYKEIKKVLNIEIGVLFLLPYTVAVVHFIFAINALNAFQIKITVPAFQVIGIMLIVQIMYFLIIRKNYLLEIKKSLI from the coding sequence ATGAATTTTAGAGAGTTTGCCACTAAAAATGTATATAGAAATGTAAAAGCATATTTTGCATATTTCTTAAGTAGCAGCATATCAGCAGCACTGTTGTTTTCTTTTACAATGATTATATTTCATCCAAAGTTTGTGGTGCTTAAATTACCTGAGCATATGAGAAATGCACTTCATATTACAATAGTCATTGCATACTTGTTTTTATGTTTCTTCGTCTTTTATTCTGTAAGTATTTTTTTAAAAAGCAGATATAAAGAATTTGGAATACTTTACATCATAGGAGCATCAAAAAGACAAATACAGAGGATGATAAGCATTGAAAATATAATTATTACTTCATTATCAGGAGTAGTTGGTATAATACTTGGAATAGTTTTTTCAAAGATACTTTTAGCAGTTAGTGGAAAGTTATTGGGAGTTAATGCACTTGGCTTTTACATTCCCTTTAAAGCTATGATTATTACTTTTATTGGATTTATAATGATTGGAATAATAATTTCAATATTCTGTTCTTTTATAATAAAAGAAGATATGGTTTTAAAATTGCTTAAAGGAACTAAAAAGCCAAAAGCTGAACCTAGAACATCTATTATTCTTGTGATTTTATGTGTAGTATTACTCACAGTAGGATATTATATGTCAATTACAAGCAGTGAAAAGAATATAGCTTATAGAATAATTCCCGTAACAGTAATGGTTATTATAGCAACTTATCTTCTATTTGCAGAGCTAATTACCTTTATAATAAAGCTTATGAAAAAGAATAGAAGGTTATATATGAAAAAAACTACAGTATTATGGGTATCAAATTTATTATATAGAATAAAAGATAATACAAGGATGTTTTTCTTAATTACAATAACCACAACGGTTGCTCTTTCAGCAGTAGGGTCAGTGTATGCTTATTGGAGAGATAAGGAGAACCAGATAAATAGGGATTTTCCACAGGCATTCTTCTTATCGGACATTTATAATAATAAAAATAAGATTGATTTAAAGGGCAATTTCATAGAAACTTCTCTTAAAAATAAAGACATAGAATATACTAAAGCTAATAGTGAACTGAAGCTTATCATCTATGGGGCAGAGGATAAGGTAGCTGTAATTAAAGAAGACACTTATAAAGAATTAGCATCAACACTAGATTTAAATACTGTTGGGTTTAATAAAAATGAGGCAATAATGATAACCGATTCCACAGCGTACAAAGAAAAAAACGTTGTTTTAAACAATACAGAAATACAAGTTGCAAAAAAAATTAATAAGCGAATAATGCCAGCATTTTATGGAGATGTGTATGTAGTTAAAGATAATGTATATGAAAGGATAAATGGCAGTAAAGTTTACTTTAGTACATTTAATGTAAAGAATTATAAGGATACCTTGAATATATGTAATGGATATGAAAATAAATTTAGTGAAGACAACATGGATAAAATTTGTAAAAGTTTTCTGAAAGCTCATATATTAGAAACGACTAAAATAGCCTATAGTGTAATTTTTTTTAGTGCAATATTTATAGGACTTATTTTCTTTGTAACAACAGCTAGTTTTTTGTATAACAAGTGCTATATGGATATTATAGAGGATAAGAGTAAGTATAAGCAGTTAAATAAAATAGGTTTAACCTATAAGGAAATAAAAAAGGTATTAAACATTGAAATAGGAGTACTATTTTTATTACCATATACAGTTGCTGTGGTACATTTTATTTTTGCTATTAATGCATTAAATGCTTTTCAAATCAAAATAACTGTACCGGCATTTCAGGTAATAGGGATTATGCTAATTGTTCAAATTATGTATTTTCTCATAATAAGAAAAAACTATTTATTAGAGATTAAAAAGAGCTTGATATGA
- a CDS encoding sensor histidine kinase: MKLFLKYNKGYIFIYLLSLALTIIYSNIMRFIEVNESIYIIIFNTFILMCFLSFRYYQNRQLYRVLKNGATSLNDAFLELGSSDLSRDISNLLKEQHNLYEVEIQKCNKLHNEHLTFINQWVHQMKTPLSIMQLQLQEYQGEEKALSMEEEISKLNKGLNMAMHYARIDSFKKDFLARQIALKNLVFDVVNEEKKTFIRNRIIPKVEIDENIKVYSDKKWLKFVLGQLIINGVKYSKGKGKEVIIKAYEEEKKIKLSVIDGGVGIPDKDIKRVFDPFFTGENGRKFGESTGMGLYIAKEVCKNLGHEIEIESKISEGTKVTIMFNR, from the coding sequence ATGAAATTATTTTTAAAATATAATAAAGGCTATATTTTTATATATTTATTGAGTTTGGCACTTACAATTATATATTCTAATATTATGAGGTTTATAGAAGTTAATGAAAGTATTTATATAATAATCTTTAATACATTTATTTTAATGTGTTTTTTATCTTTTAGATATTATCAAAACAGGCAATTATACAGAGTTTTAAAGAATGGAGCAACCTCACTAAATGATGCCTTTCTTGAGCTTGGAAGCTCAGATTTGAGCCGGGATATTTCTAATCTATTAAAGGAACAGCATAATTTATATGAAGTTGAAATACAAAAATGTAACAAGCTTCATAATGAACATTTAACTTTTATAAATCAATGGGTACATCAGATGAAGACGCCTCTTTCGATAATGCAGCTGCAGCTTCAAGAATATCAAGGAGAAGAAAAGGCTTTGAGTATGGAAGAGGAAATCAGCAAGTTAAATAAAGGCTTGAATATGGCAATGCACTATGCCAGGATAGATTCTTTTAAAAAGGATTTTTTAGCTCGGCAAATTGCTTTAAAGAACTTAGTTTTTGATGTGGTAAATGAAGAAAAGAAGACTTTTATAAGAAATAGAATAATACCTAAAGTAGAAATTGATGAGAATATAAAAGTATATAGTGATAAGAAGTGGCTAAAGTTTGTATTAGGTCAGCTTATTATTAATGGTGTAAAGTATTCAAAAGGTAAGGGAAAAGAAGTAATTATAAAAGCTTATGAAGAAGAAAAGAAAATTAAATTAAGTGTTATTGATGGAGGAGTGGGAATACCAGATAAAGATATTAAGAGAGTATTTGATCCCTTCTTTACAGGAGAGAATGGGCGAAAATTTGGAGAATCTACAGGTATGGGATTATATATAGCCAAAGAAGTATGCAAAAATTTAGGGCATGAAATAGAAATAGAGTCAAAAATTAGTGAGGGAACAAAGGTTACAATAATGTTTAATAGGTAG
- a CDS encoding undecaprenyl-diphosphate phosphatase, whose amino-acid sequence MDIVFILKAIIIAIVEGITEFIPVSSTGHMILIGWAIHFQGEFAKMFEVVIQLGAIMAVVVLYFKKIKDSIIEFFKFIFTKGREGKTGLRFGINVIVSSIPMGIAGVLFYSKIKSKFIPEAVIVGFIVGGILLLVIENRFRNKKHKIESIDRITYVQAFTIGLFQLLSMWPGMSRSASTIMGGWIAGLSTSIAAEFSFFMAIPAMIGATVKDLFEFNYAIMTPTLWVSLVIGFIVAFIVALVVMKKFVDYLKKKPMKVFAVYRIAAGVLLGVLVLTKVIVLTA is encoded by the coding sequence ATGGATATAGTATTTATATTGAAAGCAATTATAATAGCAATTGTGGAGGGAATAACTGAATTTATACCAGTATCCTCCACAGGTCATATGATACTAATTGGATGGGCAATTCATTTTCAAGGAGAATTTGCAAAGATGTTTGAAGTTGTAATTCAACTTGGAGCAATAATGGCAGTAGTTGTTTTGTACTTTAAAAAGATTAAGGATAGTATAATAGAATTTTTCAAATTTATATTTACTAAGGGAAGAGAAGGGAAGACAGGCCTTAGATTTGGGATAAATGTCATTGTATCATCTATTCCAATGGGCATTGCAGGGGTGCTGTTTTACAGTAAAATAAAATCAAAGTTTATACCAGAGGCTGTAATAGTTGGATTTATAGTTGGAGGAATATTGCTTTTAGTAATCGAAAACAGATTCAGAAATAAAAAGCATAAAATAGAAAGTATAGATAGAATAACATATGTTCAGGCTTTTACGATTGGTTTATTTCAACTTCTTTCTATGTGGCCTGGAATGTCAAGAAGTGCTTCCACAATAATGGGTGGATGGATTGCAGGGTTATCAACCTCAATAGCAGCAGAATTCTCATTTTTTATGGCCATTCCAGCTATGATAGGGGCAACAGTAAAGGACTTATTTGAATTTAATTATGCTATAATGACACCAACTTTATGGGTTTCACTAGTAATTGGATTTATTGTGGCATTTATAGTAGCGTTAGTTGTTATGAAGAAGTTTGTTGACTACTTAAAAAAGAAGCCAATGAAAGTTTTTGCAGTTTATAGAATTGCAGCAGGTGTTTTGCTTGGGGTATTAGTATTAACTAAGGTTATTGTTTTAACAGCATAA
- a CDS encoding ABC transporter ATP-binding protein — MKVLEVMNLSKIYGKKVTFNALDNISFNIEEGEFVGIMGPSGSGKTTLLNMVSTVDKPTSGEIRIKDKNPLKLKGDALALFRRRELGFVFQDFNLLDTLTVGENIVLPLTLDGAPVKDQDNELNRISKILGIESIVNKRSFEISGGQAQRTAIARALIHKPTLLLADEPTGNLDSKAAKVVMELFEKINREEKVTTMMVTHDPLSASYCSRILFIKDGTIYNEIYKGDSRTKFYQEIIDVLALLGGGN, encoded by the coding sequence ATGAAAGTTTTAGAGGTTATGAATTTAAGCAAGATATACGGTAAAAAGGTGACATTTAATGCTTTAGATAATATAAGTTTTAATATAGAAGAAGGGGAATTTGTAGGTATAATGGGACCCTCGGGAAGTGGAAAAACTACTCTTCTAAATATGGTTTCAACAGTAGATAAACCAACTTCAGGTGAGATAAGAATAAAAGATAAAAATCCTTTGAAGCTTAAGGGAGATGCTTTAGCATTATTTAGAAGAAGGGAATTAGGCTTTGTATTTCAAGATTTTAATTTGTTAGATACCCTAACTGTAGGAGAAAATATAGTGCTGCCCCTTACATTAGATGGAGCACCTGTTAAAGATCAGGATAATGAACTTAATAGAATATCAAAAATACTGGGAATAGAAAGCATAGTTAATAAAAGAAGCTTTGAAATATCGGGTGGGCAGGCACAAAGAACGGCTATTGCAAGAGCATTAATACATAAACCTACATTATTATTGGCAGATGAGCCAACAGGCAATTTGGATTCAAAGGCTGCTAAAGTCGTGATGGAGCTATTTGAAAAAATAAATAGAGAAGAAAAGGTAACTACAATGATGGTAACACATGATCCACTATCTGCAAGTTACTGCAGCAGAATTCTATTTATAAAAGATGGAACTATATATAATGAAATTTATAAGGGAGACAGTAGAACCAAGTTTTATCAAGAAATCATTGATGTGCTTGCTCTGCTTGGAGGTGGAAACTAA
- a CDS encoding response regulator transcription factor, whose amino-acid sequence MKYKIYIIEDDISISTLLKGHIDKYGFEVTAAENFEDIMKEFNEYSPDLVLLDVNLPKYDGFYWCKKIRQQSKIPIIFISARDSGMDQVMALDSGGDDYIIKPFYYDVVIAKIKSHIRRAYGDYAPKIEEKIVEVDGLKFYPERLEVEFKDKRLIITKREGILLEFLMKKYPKVVSRDFLLEQIWDDIEFVEENTLSVNISRIRKRLQSLGIDGAIETIRGAGYRLNKTW is encoded by the coding sequence ATGAAATACAAAATATACATTATAGAAGATGACATATCAATAAGTACTTTATTAAAAGGACACATAGACAAATATGGTTTTGAAGTAACAGCGGCAGAAAATTTTGAGGATATAATGAAAGAATTTAATGAATATAGCCCAGATTTAGTACTTCTGGATGTTAATTTACCAAAATATGATGGATTTTATTGGTGCAAAAAGATAAGACAGCAATCAAAAATTCCTATAATATTTATATCTGCAAGAGATAGCGGGATGGATCAGGTTATGGCATTAGATAGTGGAGGCGATGATTATATAATTAAGCCTTTTTACTATGATGTTGTTATTGCAAAAATAAAAAGTCATATAAGAAGAGCCTATGGTGATTATGCACCTAAGATTGAGGAAAAAATAGTTGAAGTTGATGGTCTTAAGTTCTATCCAGAAAGGCTGGAAGTTGAATTTAAGGATAAAAGATTAATTATTACTAAAAGGGAAGGCATACTTCTAGAATTCCTTATGAAAAAGTATCCTAAGGTAGTAAGTAGAGATTTTCTTTTAGAACAGATATGGGATGATATTGAGTTTGTGGAGGAAAATACTTTAAGTGTAAACATCAGCAGGATAAGAAAAAGGCTGCAGAGTTTAGGTATAGACGGAGCTATAGAAACTATAAGGGGAGCAGGTTACAGGCTAAATAAAACCTGGTAG